The nucleotide window GCGAGTTCCAGATGGGGTCGGGCGAACCGCTCGAACGACTGGCGTCGGCCTTCCCGGGCTATGAACCCGAGCGGATTGCCGGCCTGGTCGACGAGTACCCGGCGCATGGCGTGACGATCTCGCGGCCGTTCTGGCTCGGCGCGTTTCAGGTGACGATCGCCCAGTTCGCCCGATTCGTGGCGGCGACCGGCTATCGGACGCAAGCCGAGCACGATGGCACCGGCGGCTGGGGCTATAACCCCGGGCTCGGCGATTTCGAAGGGCGGCGGTTCGAGTTCACCTGGCGCAACCCCGGCTTTCGCCAGGAAACCAATCATCCGGTGGTGAACGTCACCTGGCACGACGCGGCGGCGTTCTGCTTATGGTTGAGCAGCGTCGAGGAGCAGCACTATCGCTTGCCGACCGAGGCCGAATGGGAATACGCCTGTCGCGCCGGCAGCGGCACGCGCTATCACTGCGGCGATGATCCCGAGTCGCTGGTCAGCGCGGCCAACTTGTTCGACGCGTCGAGCGGTCGGGTGCTGCCGGCCTGGCAACGGTACGCGCTGCGGGCCAACGACGGGCATCCATTCACAGCGCCGGTCGGCAGCTTTGCCGCCAATGACTTTGGCGTCCACGACATGCACGGCAACGTCTGGGAATGGTGCGGCGACTGGTACGCGGCCGATTATTACGCCGGCAGCCCGGCGAGCGACCCCGCCGGTCCCCCGCGGGGCGAGCTGCGCGTGCGGCGGGGCGGGGCCTGGCACAGTTGGGCGCTGTACGCGCGATCGTCGTTCCGCAACTACAACACGCCGTCCAGCCGGTACGTGAACTTGGGCTTCCGCGTCGTGTGCGATGAATGAAGCGGAAGGGAACGTGCAGCGGATTTGAACCGCAAAGACGCAAAGATCGCCAAGAAATGTCGAAGAGAAATCGACCACGACGACACGACGGGCACGACGTCGGAAAGATGGAGAATATGAACGTGGAAACGAGACGCGCGAACCGGCGGCCCCACGGCTAACCCGCAAGCGCGCTTCGCGCTTTCACCCTCTACTCGAAGTTCTTCTTTGCGCCCTTTGCGCCCTTTGCGGTTCAATTATTCTGTCTTCTTTTTAGCGCATGAAAAAAGCCCAGGGACGTGGCCCCTGGGCTTTTGGA belongs to Planctomycetota bacterium and includes:
- a CDS encoding formylglycine-generating enzyme family protein encodes the protein MQRSHPAHDRAASAQVATNSLGIRLVRIAAGEFQMGSGEPLERLASAFPGYEPERIAGLVDEYPAHGVTISRPFWLGAFQVTIAQFARFVAATGYRTQAEHDGTGGWGYNPGLGDFEGRRFEFTWRNPGFRQETNHPVVNVTWHDAAAFCLWLSSVEEQHYRLPTEAEWEYACRAGSGTRYHCGDDPESLVSAANLFDASSGRVLPAWQRYALRANDGHPFTAPVGSFAANDFGVHDMHGNVWEWCGDWYAADYYAGSPASDPAGPPRGELRVRRGGAWHSWALYARSSFRNYNTPSSRYVNLGFRVVCDE